The Arachis hypogaea cultivar Tifrunner chromosome 14, arahy.Tifrunner.gnm2.J5K5, whole genome shotgun sequence genome has a segment encoding these proteins:
- the LOC112741555 gene encoding stilbene synthase 3-like, whose amino-acid sequence MVAVSEIRMAQRAEGPATVLAIGTANPPNCVDQSTYADYYFRVTNSEHMTDLKKKFQRICERTQIKNRHMYLTEEILKENPNMCAYKAPSLDAREDMMIREVPRVGKEAATKAIKEWGQPMSKITHLIFCTTSGVALPGVDYELIVLLGLDPCVKRYMMYHQGCFAGGTVLRLAKDLAENNKDARVLIVCSENTAVTFRGPSETDMDSLVGQALFADGAAAIIIGSDPVPEVEKPIFELVSTDQKLVPGSHGAIGGLLREVGLTFYLNKSVPDIISQNINDALNKAFDPLGISDYNSIFWIAHPGGRAILDQVEQKVNLKPEKMKATRDVLSNYGNMSSACVFFIMDLMRKRSLEEGLKTTGEGLDWGVLFGFGPGLTIETVVLRSVAI is encoded by the exons ATGGTGGCCGTTAGTGAGATCCGCATGGCTCAAAGGGCAGAAGGCCCTGCAACTGTATTGGCGATTGGTACAGCAAATCCACCAAACTGTGTTGATCAGAGTACATATGCAGATTATTATTTTAGAGTCACCAACAGTGAGCATATGACCGATCTTAAGAAGAAGTTTCAGCGCATTt GTGAGAGAACACAGATCAAGAACAGACATATGTACTTAACAGAAGAGATActaaaagaaaatcctaacatgtgTGCATACAAGGCACCGTCATTGGATGCAAGAGAAGACATGATGATCAGGGAGGTACCAAGAGTTGGAAAAGAGGCTGCAACCAAGGCCATCAAGGAATGGGGCCAGCCAATGTCTAAGATCACACATTTGATCTTCTGCACCACCAGCGGCGTTGCGTTGCCTGGCGTTGATTACGAACTCATCGTACTTTTAGGGCTGGACCCATGCGTCAAGAGGTACATGATGTACCACCAAGGTTGCTTCGCTGGTGGCACTGTCCTTCGTTTGGCTAAGGACTTGGCTGAAAACAACAAGGATGCTCGTGTACTTATCGTTTGTTCTGAGAATACCGCAGTCACTTTCCGCGGTCCTAGTGAGACAGACATGGATAGTCTTGTAGGACAAGCATTGTTTGCCGATGGAGCTGCTGCGATTATCATTGGTTCTGATCCTGTGCCAGAGGTTGAGAAGCCTATCTTTGAGCTTGTTTCGACCGATCAAAAACTTGTCCCTGGCAGCCATGGAGCCATCGGTGGTCTCCTTCGTGAAGTTGGACTTACATTCTATCTTAACAAGAGTGTTCCTGATATTATTTCGCAAAATATCAATGACGCGCTCAATAAAGCTTTTGATCCATTGGGTATTTCTGATTATAACTCAATATTTTGGATTGCACATCCTGGTGGGCGTGCAATTTTGGACCAGGTTGAACAGAAGGTGAACTTGAAGCCAGAGAAGATGAAAGCCACTAGAGATGTGCTTAGCAATTATGGTAACATGTCAAGTGCCTGTGTGTTCTTCATTATGGATTTGATGAGGAAGAGGTCTCTTGAAGAAGGACTTAAAACTACCGGAGAAGGACTTGATTGGGGTGTGCTTTTTGGCTTTGGTCCTGGTCTCACTATTGAAACTGTCGTTCTCCGCAGTGTGGCCATATAA
- the LOC112741561 gene encoding stilbene synthase 3-like, which produces MVAVSEIRKVQRAEGPATVLAIGTANPSNCVDQSTYADYYFRVTNSEHMTDLKKKFQRICERTQIKNRHMYLTEEILKENPNMCAYKAPSLDAREDMMIREVPRVGKEAATKAIKEWGQPMSKITHLIFCTTSGVALPGVDYELIVLLGLDPCVKRYMMYHQGCFAGGTVLRLAKDLAENNKDARVLIVCSENTAVTFRGPSETDMDSLVGQALFADGAAAIIIGSDPVPQVEKPIFELVSTDQKLIPDSHGAIGGLLREVGLTFYLNKSVPDIISQNINDALSKAFDPLGISDYNSIFWIAHPGGRAILDQVEQKVNLKPEKMKATRDVLSNYGNMSSACVFFIMDLMRKKSLEEGLKTTGEGLDWGVLFGFGPGLTIETVVLRSVGI; this is translated from the exons ATGGTTGCCGTGAGTGAGATCCGCAAGGTTCAAAGGGCAGAAGGCCCTGCAACCGTATTAGCGATTGGTACAGCAAATCCATCAAACTGTGTTGATCAGAGTACATATGCAGATTACTACTTTAGAGTAACTAATAGCGAGCACATGACGGATCTCAAAAAGAAGTTTCAACGTATTT GTGAGAGAACACAGATCAAGAACAGACATATGTACTTAACAGAAGAGATACTAAAAGAGAATCCTAATATGTGTGCATACAAGGCACCGTCGTTGGATGCAAGAGAAGACATGATGATCAGGGAGGTACCAAGGGTTGGAAAAGAGGCTGCAACCAAGGCCATCAAGGAATGGGGCCAGCCAATGTCTAAAATCACGCATTTGATCTTCTGCACCACCAGTGGCGTTGCATTGCCTGGCGTTGATTACGAACTCATCGTACTCTTAGGGCTTGACCCATGTGTCAAGAGGTACATGATGTACCACCAAGGTTGCTTCGCTGGCGGCACTGTCCTTCGTTTGGCTAAGGATTTGGCTGAAAACAACAAGGATGCTCGTGTGCTTATCGTTTGTTCTGAGAATACCGCAGTCACTTTCCGTGGTCCTAGTGAGACTGACATGGATAGTCTTGTAGGGCAAGCATTGTTTGCGGATGGAGCTGCTGCGATTATCATTGGTTCAGATCCTGTGCCACAAGTTGAGAAGCCTATCTTTGAGCTTGTCTCGACTGATCAAAAACTTATCCCTGACAGCCATGGAGCCATCGGTGGTCTCCTTCGTGAAGTTGGACTTACATTCTATCTTAACAAAAGTGTTCCTGATATTATTTCGCAAAATATTAACGACGCGCTCAGTAAAGCTTTTGATCCATTAGGTATATCTGATTATAACTCAATATTTTGGATTGCACATCCTGGTGGACGTGCAATTCTGGACCAGGTTGAACAGAAGGTAAATTTGAAACCAGAGAAAATGAAAGCCACTAGAGATGTGCTTAGCAATTATGGTAACATGTCAAGTGCATGTGTGTTCTTCATCATGGATTTGATGAGGAAAAAGTCGCTTGAAGAAGGACTTAAAACCACTGGTGAAGGACTTGATTGGGGTGTGCTTTTTGGGTTTGGTCCTGGTCTCACTATTGAAACTGTTGTTCTTCGCAGTGTAGGCATATGA
- the LOC112741560 gene encoding stilbene synthase 3-like: protein MVSVSGIRKVQRAEGPATVLAIGTANPPNCIDQSTYADYYFRVTNSEHMTDLKKKFQRICERTQIKNRHMYLTEEILKENPNICAYKAPSLDAREDMMIREVPRVGKEAATKAIKEWGQPMSKITHLIFCTTSGVALPGVDYELIVLLGLDPCVKRYMMYHQGCFAGGTVLRLAKDLAENNKDARVLIVCSENTAVTFRGPSETDMDSLVGQALFADGAAAIIIGSDPIPQVEKPIFELVSTDQKLVPNSHGAIGGLLREVGLTFYLNKSVPDIISQNINDALSKAFDPLGISDYNSIFWIAHPGGRAILDQVEQKVNLKPEKMKATRDVLSNYGNMSSACVFFIMDLMRKKSLEGGLKTTGEGLDWGVLFGFGPGLTIETVVLRSVAI from the exons ATGGTGTCTGTGAGTGGAATTCGCAAGGTTCAAAGGGCAGAAGGTCCAGCAACTGTATTGGCAATTGGAACAGCAAATCCACCGAACTGTATTGATCAGAGTACATATGCAGATTATTATTTTAGAGTAACCAATAGCGAACACATGACTGATCTCAAGAAGAAATTTCAGCGCATCT GTGAGAGAACACAGATCAAGAACAGACATATGTACTTAACAGAAGAGATACTGAAAGAGAACCCTAACATATGCGCATACAAGGCACCGTCGTTGGATGCAAGAGAAGACATGATGATCAGGGAGGTACCAAGGGTTGGAAAAGAGGCTGCAACCAAGGCCATCAAGGAATGGGGCCAGCCAATGTCTAAGATCACACATTTGATCTTCTGCACCACCAGCGGCGTTGCGTTGCCTGGCGTTGATTACGAACTCATCGTACTCTTAGGGCTTGACCCATGTGTCAAGAGGTACATGATGTACCACCAAGGCTGCTTCGCTGGCGGCACTGTCCTTCGTTTGGCTAAGGACTTGGCAGAGAACAACAAGGATGCTCGTGTGCTTATTGTTTGTTCTGAGAATACTGCAGTCACTTTCCGTGGTCCTAGTGAGACAGACATGGATAGTCTTGTAGGGCAAGCATTGTTTGCGGATGGAGCTGCTGCGATTATCATTGGTTCTGATCCTATACCACAGGTTGAGAAGCCTATCTTTGAGCTTGTTTCGACTGATCAAAAACTTGTCCCTAACAGCCATGGAGCCATCGGTGGTCTCCTTCGTGAAGTTGGACTTACATTCTATCTTAACAAGAGTGTTCCTGATATTATTTCCCAAAATATCAACGACGCACTCAGTAAAGCTTTTGATCCATTGGGTATATCTGATTATAACTCAATATTTTGGATTGCACACCCTGGTGGACGTGCAATTTTGGACCAGGTTGAACAGAAGGTGAATTTGAAACCAGAGAAAATGAAAGCCACTAGAGATGTGCTTAGCAATTATGGTAACATGTCAAGTGCATGTGTGTTTTTCATCATGGATTTGATGAGGAAGAAGTCCCTTGAAGGAGGGCTTAAAACCACTGGAGAAGGACTTGATTGGGGTGTTCTTTTTGGTTTTGGTCCTGGTCTCACTATTGAAACAGTTGTTCTTCGTAGCGTAGCCATATGA